One genomic region from Zalophus californianus isolate mZalCal1 chromosome 12, mZalCal1.pri.v2, whole genome shotgun sequence encodes:
- the YKT6 gene encoding synaptobrevin homolog YKT6 produces MKLYSLSVLYKGKPKAVLLKAAYDVSSFSFFQRSSVQEFMTFTSQLIVERSAKGSRASVKEQEYLCHVYVRNDSLAGVVIADSEYPSRVAFTLLEKVLDEFSKHVDRIEWPVGSPASINYTALDGHLSRYQNPREADPMTKVQAELDETKIILHNTMESLLERGERLDDLVSKSEVLGTQSKAFYKTARKQNSCCAIM; encoded by the exons ATGAAGCTGTACAGCCTCAGCGTCCTGTACAAAGGCAAGCCCAAGGCGGTGCTGCTCAAAGCCGCGTACGACGTGTCCTCCTTCAGCTTCTTCCAGAGGTCCAG TGTTCAGGAATTCATGACCTTCACAAGTCAGCTGATCGTGGAGCGCTCTGCAAAAGGCAGCCGAGCTTCCGTCAAAGAACAAG AATATCTGTGCCACGTCTACGTGCGAAACGACAGTCTCGCGGGAGTGGTCATTGCTGACAGCGAGTACCCGTCCCGGGTAGCCTTTACCTTACTGGAGAAG GTACTAGACGAGTTCTCCAAGCACGTGGACAGGATAGAGTGGCCAGTCGGATCCCCTGCTAGCATCAACTACACGGCCCTAGACGGCCACCTGAGTCGGTACCAG AACCCCCGAGAAGCTGACCCCATGACTAAAGTGCAGGCTGAGCTGGATGAGACCAAAATCATTCTG CACAACACCATGGAGTCTCTGCTGGAGCGAGGGGAGAGGCTAGACGACCTGGTGTCCAAGTCCGAAGTGCTGGGAACACAGTCCAAAGCCTTCTATAAGACA GCCCGGAAACAGAACTCGTGCTGCGCTATCATGTGA